The Rhopalosiphum maidis isolate BTI-1 chromosome 1, ASM367621v3, whole genome shotgun sequence genome has a segment encoding these proteins:
- the LOC113561150 gene encoding uncharacterized protein LOC113561150 isoform X4, with the protein MRKLSVSSMNKTQKNVPQVKKVPPPAIPDSVACRHSGSSFGSTGYSSSSDDAFLDPNTCIKPDIYDAADTYCPIGNKSPSSQFNHPAFTFPGSTSYSQPCGNIKMYYHQLSLQEDQGIDMTQSPGRDSPGSSGSGSGSRHSTASLDSGRASGCHLRGNTHWHPELSPSTRVERLLNQGVPDKDIMYSWLVDLHLEEYLPLFISAGYDMRTVSKMTPEDLTAIGVKKPNHRKKLKAEIGLLNISDGLLDYIPGSLDEWLRLLRLEEYGSALEAQGYSTIDDVTQLTWEDLEDIGIVKLGHQKRLLLAIKRVKDIKAGKSFVPHSPYIIQTQACIESPLSIVSSSSGCGTSITNISCGTGSVELDLPRVHATYHSFHQPWELESSKQLYCQTDIVPIKSPRPTPDSNWTLEFQESLRGAHRGKSLESLHENINSTTGGTSSFVGPPQWRHQQKSFEDGDLTPTNETSILHECGGTLPRPRGLVKPRLVAKVPALFTQQNIEDCSGLNTLKRRPPSPPKRQQSCEDNKKCHQVTVVADLHCIPTLQSKSLSKWTIDNMSPKHNLEDHIGSNASFKSNSSTESDTIPFANENAGTIKQRTIRSTNELIQPMLAEGSHSMHTTSSYSMHSSQFSLMPPSGKKEPADVLNDIGNMLANLTDELDAMLEEEKRQGLND; encoded by the exons TTAGCAGTATGAACAAAACTCAGAAAAATGTTCCTCAAGTAAAAAAAGTACCTCCACCAGCCATTCCGGATTCAGTTGCATGTCGACATTCAGGTAGTAGCTTTGGATCAACGGGATACAGTAGCTCCAGTGATGATGCATTTCTCGATCCAAATACTTGTATCAAACCAG atATCTATGATGCAGCAGATACTTACTGCCCTATTGGAAATAAATCACCATCGTCACAATTTAATCATCCAGCTTTCACATTTCCAGGATCTACTTCg TATTCTCAACCCTGTGGAAATATAAAGATGTATTACCACCAATTATCACTTCAGGAAGATCAAGGAATTGATATGACTCAAAGTCCTGGTCGTGATAGTCCTGGTTCATCCGGTTCTGGTTCTGGATCTCGTCACTCTACAGCGAGTTTAGATAGTGGTCGTGCTTCAGGGTGCCATCTTCGAGGAAACACTCATTGGCATCCAGAACTTAGTCCATCTACTAGAGTAGAAAGACTTCTCAATCAAGGTGTTCCA GATAAAGATATAATGTACAGTTGGTTAGTTGATCTACATCTAGAAGAATATTTACCTTTGTTCATATCTGCTGGATATGATATGAGAACAGTTTCAAAAATGACACCAGaa gATTTAACTGCTATTGGCgtaaaaaaaccaaatcaTAGAAAGAAATTAAAAGCAGAAATtggcttattaaatatatctgatGGACTATTAGATTACATTCCC ggATCATTAGATGAATGGCTTAGATTGCTACGTCTTGAAGAATATGGATCAGCGTTAGAAGCTCAAGGTTATTCTACAATTGATGATGTAACTCAATTAACATGGGAAGATTTAGAAGATATTGGAATAGTTAAACTTGGACATCAAAAAAGATTATTACTAGCAATAAAACGAGTAAAGGATATTAAGGCTGGCAAATCATTTGTACCTCATTCtccatatattattcaaactcaa GCCTGCATCGAGTCGCCATTAAGCATTGTAAGCAGCAGTTCTGGATGTGGAACAAGTATCACTAACATAAGTTGCGGTACAGGCAGTGTTGAACTTGATTTGCCTCGTGTTCATGCCACGTATCACAGCTTTCATCAACCTTGGGAATTAGAGAGTAGCAAACAACTATATTGCCAAACAGATATTGTTCCCATCAAg TCCCCTAGACCTACTCCGGATTCGAACTGGACACTCGAATTTCAGGAATCG cttAGAGGAGCACATCGTGGCAAATCATTAGAAAGTctacatgaaaatattaactcaACAACTGGAGGTACGAGTAGTTTTGTCGGTCCACCACAGTGGAGACATCaacaaaaaagttttgaaGATGGTGATTTAACACCAACAAATGAAACTTCTATTCTTCATGAATGTGGTGGTACATTACCTAGACCAAGAGGATTAGTTAAGCCAAGATTAGTGGCTAAAGTTCCAGCTTTATTTACTCAACAAAACAT AGAAGACTGTTCAGgattaaatacattgaaaCGTAGACCACCATCTCCACCTAAACGCCAACAGTCTTGTGAAGATAATAAAAAGTGTCATCAAGTAACTGTTGTTGCTGATCTACATTGTATTCCGACGTTACAATCTAAATCTTTGAGTAAATGGACAATAGACAATATGTCTCCTAAACATAACCTAGAGGATCATATCGGATCAAATGCAAgctttaaa tcAAATTCAAGTACTGAATCAGATACTATTCCATTTGCCAATGAAAATGCAGGCACAATTAAACAGAGAACAATTAGATCTACAAATG AACTAATTCAACCTATGCTTGCTGAAGGATCTCACTCTATGCATACAACTTCAAGTTATTCAATGCACTCAAGTCAATTTTCGCTAATGCCTccaag tGGGAAAAAGGAACCAGCAGATGTACTTAATGATATTGGAAATATGTTAGCCAATTTAACTGATGAATTAGATGCCATGttagaagaagaaaaaagaCAAGGTctcaatgattaa